One genomic segment of Protaetiibacter intestinalis includes these proteins:
- a CDS encoding tyrosine recombinase XerC, giving the protein MELRAAVEAYLAELRLERGYSVHTVRGYGHDLAELVGFAEGLGERDTAALDLETLRDWLWRGAQAGLAASTLGRRVSSARTFTAWLARRGLVEPDPGLRLRTPRAGRRLPRVLTRAQMDGILESLHARAADGDPLAVRDVAVIELLYASALRVSELVGLDLDDVDRTARTLRVLGKGAKERVVPFGAPAAAALEDYLARARPALRTAASSPALLLGARGARLGTRSVYELVARELHELPGTGPSGPHSLRHTAATHLLDGGADLRIVQELLGHASLATTQLYTHVSTERLRESYRLAHPRA; this is encoded by the coding sequence ATGGAGTTGCGCGCCGCCGTCGAGGCGTACCTCGCCGAGCTGCGGCTCGAGCGCGGGTACTCGGTGCACACCGTGCGCGGCTACGGCCACGACCTCGCCGAGCTGGTCGGCTTCGCGGAGGGGCTCGGCGAGCGCGACACCGCGGCCCTCGACCTCGAGACGCTGCGCGACTGGCTCTGGCGCGGCGCCCAGGCGGGCCTCGCCGCCTCCACCCTCGGCCGCCGGGTGTCGTCCGCCCGCACCTTCACGGCGTGGCTCGCCCGCCGCGGGCTCGTCGAGCCGGATCCCGGACTGCGTCTGCGCACCCCGCGTGCCGGCCGACGCCTGCCGCGTGTGCTGACCCGAGCCCAGATGGACGGCATCCTCGAGTCGCTGCACGCCCGGGCCGCCGACGGCGACCCGCTCGCGGTGCGCGACGTCGCCGTCATCGAGCTGCTGTACGCCTCCGCGTTGCGCGTGAGCGAGCTCGTCGGGCTCGACCTCGACGATGTCGACCGCACCGCCCGCACCCTGCGCGTGCTCGGCAAGGGCGCCAAGGAGCGCGTCGTGCCGTTCGGCGCCCCCGCGGCGGCGGCGCTCGAGGACTACCTCGCCCGCGCGCGTCCCGCTCTGCGCACCGCAGCATCCAGCCCGGCGCTGCTGCTCGGTGCCCGCGGCGCCCGGCTCGGCACCCGCAGCGTGTACGAGCTGGTCGCCCGCGAGCTGCACGAGCTGCCCGGCACCGGCCCGTCCGGTCCGCACTCGCTGCGGCACACCGCCGCCACCCACCTGCTCGACGGCGGCGCCGACCTGCGCATCGTGCAGGAGCTCCTCGGCCACGCGAGCCTCGCCACCACGCAGCTCTACACCCACGTCTCCACCGAGCGCCTGCGCGAGAGCTACCGCCTCGCCCACCCCCGCGCCTGA
- a CDS encoding M23 family metallopeptidase: MRVPVRRMVAAVVAASLWAWPVAAPHPVVRPYLAPATPYSSGHRGIDIRAPEGAVVRAPADGVVHFAGWVVDRPVLSIDHGGGVLSSYEPVSTELREGDAVRRGQVIGTLVAGHCATACLHLGARIDGAYVSPLLFLGGQPRAVLLPLP, from the coding sequence ATGCGGGTTCCGGTGAGGCGGATGGTGGCGGCGGTCGTCGCCGCGTCGCTGTGGGCGTGGCCCGTCGCCGCACCCCACCCGGTCGTGCGGCCGTACCTCGCGCCGGCCACCCCGTACTCCTCCGGGCACCGCGGCATCGACATCCGCGCCCCCGAGGGCGCCGTCGTGCGCGCGCCCGCCGACGGCGTCGTGCACTTCGCGGGCTGGGTGGTCGATCGGCCGGTGCTGTCGATCGACCACGGGGGCGGCGTGCTCTCGAGCTACGAGCCCGTGAGCACCGAGCTGCGGGAGGGGGATGCCGTGCGCCGCGGGCAGGTGATCGGCACCCTGGTCGCGGGCCACTGCGCCACCGCGTGCCTGCACCTCGGGGCGCGGATCGACGGCGCCTACGTGTCGCCCCTGCTCTTCCTCGGCGGCCAGCCGCGGGCGGTGCTGCTCCCGCTGCCCTGA
- the rpsB gene encoding 30S ribosomal protein S2 — MAVVTIRQLLDSGVHFGHQTRRWNPKVKRFILTERSGIHIIDLQKSLSYIDSAYDYVKETVAHGGTILFVGTKKQAQEAIAEQATRVGQPYVNQRWLGGLLTNFQTVSKRLARMKELEEIDFDDTTKGFTKKELLIKKRELDKLHKTLGGIRNLTKTPSAIWVVDSKREHLAVNEATKLGIPVIGILDTNADPDELQYPIPGNDDAIRSVGLLTRIIADAAAEGLIQRHQKTEESGNVSAVEPLAEWERELLEASSNPESVAEQIEAVDNRVEGDVEAGAVAEVVEAETPVAENDADAVVAEHEAAADPTLVPEHAPESDELTEAKAEVAEEKPAPAKKPAAKKTAAK; from the coding sequence ATGGCCGTCGTCACCATCCGCCAGCTGCTCGACAGCGGCGTGCACTTCGGACACCAGACCCGTCGCTGGAACCCGAAGGTCAAGCGCTTCATCCTCACCGAGCGCAGCGGCATCCACATCATCGACCTGCAGAAGTCGCTGTCCTACATCGACAGCGCCTACGACTACGTCAAGGAGACGGTCGCCCACGGCGGCACCATCCTCTTCGTCGGCACCAAGAAGCAGGCCCAGGAGGCCATCGCCGAGCAGGCGACCCGCGTCGGCCAGCCCTACGTCAACCAGCGTTGGCTCGGCGGACTCCTCACCAACTTCCAGACGGTCTCCAAGCGTCTCGCGCGCATGAAGGAGCTCGAGGAGATCGACTTCGACGACACGACGAAGGGCTTCACCAAGAAGGAGCTCCTCATCAAGAAGCGCGAGCTCGACAAGCTGCACAAGACCCTCGGCGGTATCCGCAACCTCACCAAGACCCCGAGCGCGATCTGGGTCGTCGACTCGAAGCGCGAGCACCTCGCGGTCAACGAGGCCACCAAGCTCGGCATCCCGGTGATCGGCATCCTCGACACCAACGCCGACCCCGACGAGCTGCAGTACCCGATCCCGGGCAACGACGATGCGATCCGCTCGGTGGGCCTGCTCACCCGCATCATCGCCGACGCCGCGGCCGAGGGCCTCATCCAGCGCCACCAGAAGACCGAGGAGTCGGGCAACGTCTCCGCGGTCGAGCCGCTGGCCGAGTGGGAGCGCGAGCTGCTCGAGGCCTCGAGCAACCCCGAGTCGGTCGCCGAGCAGATCGAGGCCGTCGACAACCGTGTCGAGGGTGACGTGGAGGCGGGCGCCGTGGCCGAGGTCGTCGAGGCCGAGACCCCCGTCGCCGAGAACGACGCGGATGCCGTGGTCGCCGAGCACGAGGCCGCCGCCGACCCGACGCTCGTCCCCGAGCACGCGCCCGAGTCGGACGAGCTGACCGAGGCGAAGGCCGAGGTCGCGGAGGAGAAGCCCGCCCCCGCCAAGAAGCCCGCGGCCAAGAAGACCGCCGCCAAGTAA
- the tsf gene encoding translation elongation factor Ts, whose product MANFSLEDVKALRERLGTGMVDTKNALVEADGDIEKAVEILRLKGAKGNAKRADRSTSEGLVAVVESATAVTLIELACETDFVAKNDKFVALAEKIVGALADSGAETVDAALAVAVDGGTVGSLIEDQAATLGEKVELRRVARIAGEKFAVYLHRTSKDLPPQIGVVVSYTGDDAETARSIAQHISFADPSYLSRDDVPEAEVANERRIVEQISREEGKPEAALPKIVEGRVGAFFKQVALLEQDYARDNKLTVGKVLADAGLTVTGFARFKVGA is encoded by the coding sequence ATGGCCAACTTCAGCCTGGAAGACGTGAAGGCCCTGCGCGAGCGCCTCGGCACCGGCATGGTCGACACCAAGAACGCCCTCGTCGAGGCGGATGGCGACATCGAGAAGGCCGTCGAGATCCTGCGGCTCAAGGGTGCGAAGGGCAACGCGAAGCGTGCCGACCGTTCCACGAGCGAGGGCCTCGTCGCCGTCGTCGAGTCGGCGACCGCCGTGACGCTCATCGAGCTCGCCTGCGAGACCGACTTCGTCGCGAAGAACGACAAGTTCGTCGCGCTCGCCGAGAAGATCGTGGGCGCGCTCGCCGACTCGGGCGCCGAGACCGTGGATGCCGCCCTCGCGGTGGCCGTCGACGGCGGCACCGTGGGCTCGCTCATCGAGGACCAGGCCGCGACCCTCGGCGAGAAGGTCGAGCTGCGTCGCGTGGCCCGCATCGCCGGCGAGAAGTTCGCCGTCTACCTGCACCGCACCTCGAAGGACCTCCCGCCGCAGATCGGCGTCGTGGTCTCCTACACGGGGGACGACGCGGAGACCGCCCGCTCGATCGCGCAGCACATCTCGTTCGCCGACCCGAGCTACCTCTCGCGCGACGACGTGCCGGAGGCCGAGGTCGCCAACGAGCGTCGCATCGTCGAGCAGATCAGCCGCGAGGAGGGCAAGCCGGAGGCCGCCCTCCCGAAGATCGTCGAGGGCCGCGTGGGCGCCTTCTTCAAGCAGGTCGCCCTGCTCGAGCAGGACTACGCGCGCGACAACAAGCTCACCGTCGGCAAGGTTCTCGCCGACGCGGGTCTGACCGTGACGGGCTTCGCCCGCTTCAAGGTCGGCGCCTGA
- the pyrH gene encoding UMP kinase encodes MPNRRRRVLLKLSGEAFGAGSLGVNPDVIAGIAKEIAAATPRDEDDPDGVEVAVVVGGGNFFRGAELSQRGMDRGRADYMGMLGTVMNALALQDFLEQAGAQVRVQSAIAMTQVAEPYIPLRAERHLEKGRVVIFGAGAGLPYFSTDTVSAQRALEIGADAVLVAKNGVDGVYDDDPRKNPNAKKLDTISYQQALVQGLKVVDSTAFSLCMDNGMPMLVFGMEPAGNITKALEGEHIGTLVTA; translated from the coding sequence ATGCCGAACCGCCGCCGCCGCGTCCTCCTCAAGCTCTCGGGTGAGGCGTTCGGCGCCGGTTCCCTCGGCGTCAACCCGGATGTCATCGCCGGCATCGCGAAGGAGATCGCGGCCGCGACCCCGCGCGACGAGGACGACCCGGACGGCGTCGAGGTCGCGGTGGTCGTCGGGGGCGGCAACTTCTTCCGCGGCGCCGAGCTCAGCCAGCGCGGCATGGACCGCGGCCGCGCCGACTACATGGGCATGCTCGGCACCGTCATGAACGCGCTCGCCCTGCAGGACTTCCTCGAGCAGGCGGGCGCCCAGGTGCGCGTGCAGTCCGCGATCGCCATGACCCAGGTGGCCGAGCCCTACATCCCGCTGCGTGCCGAACGGCACCTCGAGAAGGGCCGCGTCGTCATCTTCGGCGCGGGCGCGGGCCTGCCCTACTTCTCCACCGACACCGTCTCCGCCCAGCGCGCCCTCGAGATCGGTGCGGATGCCGTGCTGGTCGCCAAGAACGGCGTCGACGGCGTCTACGACGACGACCCGCGCAAGAACCCGAACGCGAAGAAGCTCGACACGATCAGCTACCAGCAGGCGCTCGTGCAGGGCCTCAAGGTGGTCGACTCGACCGCGTTCAGCCTCTGCATGGACAACGGCATGCCGATGCTCGTGTTCGGCATGGAGCCCGCGGGCAACATCACGAAGGCGCTCGAGGGCGAGCACATCGGCACCCTCGTGACTGCCTGA
- a CDS encoding DUF3097 domain-containing protein, translating to MNDRYGEDVLAGDWRARGRKVVPQLAAERGLVVELPDGFVGAVVGVEKGNVGLEDRGGRVRWFPLGGGFLVDGEAAVLTVPKAAAPGRAYTASGSRAAPAQRARVARASRIYVEGRHDAELVEKVWGADLRAEGVVVEFLAGVDHLPAALAEVGPDATRRIGVLVDHLVPGSKEARIAQQVQGPHVLVVGHPYIDVWQAVRPERLGVLEWPVIPRGVEWKHGVCEALGWPHADQADIAAAWQRILGRVRGYTDLEPSLLGRVEQLIDFVTASDQ from the coding sequence ATGAACGACCGCTACGGCGAGGACGTCCTCGCGGGCGACTGGCGCGCCCGCGGCCGCAAGGTCGTGCCGCAGCTGGCCGCCGAGCGCGGGCTCGTCGTCGAACTGCCGGACGGCTTCGTGGGCGCCGTCGTCGGCGTCGAGAAGGGCAACGTGGGCCTCGAGGATCGCGGCGGACGGGTGCGCTGGTTCCCGCTGGGCGGCGGCTTCCTCGTCGACGGCGAGGCCGCCGTGCTGACCGTGCCGAAGGCTGCGGCCCCGGGTCGGGCCTACACGGCATCCGGATCGCGCGCCGCCCCGGCCCAGCGCGCCCGGGTGGCGCGCGCGAGCCGCATCTACGTCGAGGGTCGCCACGACGCGGAGCTCGTCGAGAAGGTGTGGGGTGCGGACCTGCGGGCAGAGGGCGTCGTGGTCGAGTTCCTCGCCGGCGTCGACCACCTGCCCGCCGCCCTCGCCGAGGTGGGCCCGGATGCCACGCGCCGCATCGGGGTGCTCGTCGACCATCTCGTGCCCGGCTCCAAGGAGGCCCGCATCGCGCAGCAGGTGCAGGGACCGCACGTGCTCGTCGTGGGCCACCCCTACATCGACGTGTGGCAGGCGGTGCGCCCCGAGCGCCTCGGTGTCCTCGAGTGGCCCGTCATCCCGCGCGGCGTCGAGTGGAAGCACGGGGTCTGCGAGGCCCTCGGCTGGCCGCACGCCGACCAGGCGGACATCGCGGCGGCCTGGCAGCGCATCCTCGGCCGGGTGCGCGGCTACACGGATCTCGAGCCGAGTCTGCTGGGTCGTGTCGAGCAGCTCATCGACTTCGTCACGGCATCCGATCAGTAA
- the frr gene encoding ribosome recycling factor yields the protein MISDVLAEAKEKMNRAVEVAKDDFATVRTGRANPALFQKLLVEYYGTPTPLAQLAGLQNPEARVLIITPYDKAALKDIEKAIVAASHLGATPNNDGNIIRVTMPELTEERRKDYVKLVRSKGEDAKIVLRNLRRKAKDDLDATKEVGEDEIARAEKELDSLTKSHVDAIDEALKRKEAELLEV from the coding sequence GTGATCAGTGACGTTCTCGCCGAGGCCAAGGAGAAGATGAACCGGGCCGTCGAGGTGGCCAAGGACGACTTCGCGACGGTGCGGACCGGGCGGGCGAACCCCGCGCTGTTCCAGAAGCTCCTCGTGGAGTACTACGGCACGCCGACGCCGCTCGCGCAGCTCGCCGGCCTGCAGAACCCCGAGGCCCGGGTGCTCATCATCACGCCGTACGACAAGGCGGCGCTCAAGGACATCGAGAAGGCCATCGTCGCGGCCTCCCACCTCGGCGCGACGCCCAACAACGACGGCAACATCATCCGCGTGACCATGCCCGAGCTGACCGAGGAGCGCCGCAAGGACTACGTGAAGCTCGTGCGGTCGAAGGGCGAGGACGCGAAGATCGTGCTGCGCAACCTCCGGCGCAAGGCGAAGGACGACCTCGACGCCACCAAGGAGGTCGGCGAGGACGAGATCGCCCGGGCCGAGAAGGAGCTCGACTCCCTCACGAAGTCCCACGTCGACGCGATCGACGAGGCCCTCAAGCGCAAGGAAGCCGAGCTGCTCGAGGTCTGA
- a CDS encoding phosphatidate cytidylyltransferase encodes MDDDRDSEPAGAAPRRRSSREEFEARAHQTRLDIEAQALHAKDEFEAQVKLAREQFDATQEKINARTGRNLLAAIGIGVVLGGALLVSLLFYTELFMLFAGVLIGFTVFELSTALRGQGRDVPRVASVVVALAVVPVAFYWHVPGLWFAIIGAVLVITLWRIGELVRPSHRGPARVVFFDIGAGLFVQLYITFLAGFYVVLAGEKENGGQWWLLAALIIVVTTDVGAYAAGLTFGKHKMAPKISPGKTWEGFAGAAIAAMTAGSLLAWLMLGQPWWEGTIMGLTLMLVGTMGDLIESLIKRELGIKDISGWLPGHGGFLDRLDSILPSAAVAYAFFLIFH; translated from the coding sequence ATGGACGACGATCGCGACTCCGAACCCGCCGGCGCCGCGCCCCGGAGGCGTTCCTCGCGCGAGGAGTTCGAGGCGCGGGCCCATCAGACGCGCCTCGACATCGAGGCGCAGGCGCTGCATGCGAAGGACGAGTTCGAGGCGCAGGTCAAGCTCGCGCGCGAGCAATTCGACGCGACCCAGGAGAAGATCAACGCCCGCACGGGCCGCAACCTGCTCGCGGCGATCGGCATCGGCGTCGTGCTCGGCGGCGCCCTGCTCGTGAGCCTGCTGTTCTACACCGAGCTGTTCATGCTGTTCGCCGGGGTGCTCATCGGCTTCACGGTTTTCGAGCTCTCGACCGCGCTGCGCGGGCAGGGGCGCGACGTGCCGCGCGTCGCCTCCGTCGTCGTCGCCCTCGCCGTCGTCCCCGTCGCCTTCTACTGGCACGTGCCGGGTCTCTGGTTCGCGATCATCGGGGCGGTGCTCGTGATCACCCTGTGGCGCATCGGGGAGCTCGTGCGCCCGAGCCACCGCGGACCGGCGCGGGTCGTGTTCTTCGACATCGGCGCGGGGCTCTTCGTGCAGCTCTACATCACCTTCCTCGCGGGCTTCTACGTCGTGCTCGCGGGCGAGAAGGAGAACGGCGGCCAGTGGTGGCTGCTCGCGGCGCTCATCATCGTCGTCACGACGGATGTGGGGGCCTACGCGGCGGGGCTCACCTTCGGCAAGCACAAGATGGCGCCGAAGATCAGCCCCGGGAAGACCTGGGAGGGCTTCGCGGGCGCGGCGATCGCGGCGATGACCGCGGGCAGCCTGCTCGCCTGGCTCATGCTCGGCCAGCCGTGGTGGGAGGGCACCATCATGGGCCTCACCCTCATGCTCGTGGGCACGATGGGCGATCTCATCGAGTCGCTCATCAAGCGCGAGCTCGGCATCAAGGACATCTCGGGCTGGCTGCCGGGTCACGGCGGGTTCCTCGACCGGCTCGACTCGATCCTGCCGTCCGCGGCGGTCGCGTACGCCTTCTTCCTCATCTTCCACTGA
- a CDS encoding DivIVA domain-containing protein, translating to MTFPRARKGRLGYDIDEVEEFLEDARRAYTADHPDATLVNADSIRTTAFSMRKSGYSTTHVDAALERLEDAFAAREREREIAQLGEEGWYAQARETAQAILDRSVRPAGKRFQRVSILTVGYSVRDVDAFADRIAGYFQSGEALTPEDVRTVAFRPQRGGYREAQVDLLLDTVTRVMLAVR from the coding sequence ATGACCTTCCCCCGCGCGCGCAAGGGCCGTCTCGGATACGACATCGACGAGGTCGAGGAGTTCCTCGAAGACGCCCGCCGCGCGTACACCGCCGACCACCCGGACGCGACCCTGGTCAACGCGGACAGCATCCGCACCACCGCCTTCTCGATGCGCAAGAGCGGCTACTCGACGACCCACGTGGATGCCGCACTCGAGCGCCTGGAGGACGCCTTCGCAGCCCGTGAGCGCGAGCGCGAGATCGCCCAGCTGGGCGAGGAGGGCTGGTACGCGCAGGCGCGCGAGACCGCGCAGGCGATCCTCGACCGCAGCGTGCGACCCGCCGGCAAGAGGTTCCAGCGGGTCAGCATCCTCACCGTCGGGTACTCGGTCCGCGACGTCGACGCGTTCGCCGACCGCATCGCCGGCTACTTCCAGTCGGGCGAGGCGCTCACCCCCGAGGATGTGCGCACGGTGGCGTTCCGGCCCCAGCGCGGCGGCTATCGGGAGGCCCAGGTCGACCTGCTCCTCGACACCGTCACGCGCGTCATGCTGGCGGTCCGCTGA
- a CDS encoding aggregation-promoting factor C-terminal-like domain-containing protein, whose protein sequence is MSGYRRRGTSLEPPQEAVAVVRAFSRAPVRSRFILGVFAYLASIGLVAALLVEPTGLSSAATLAAAGDVAAIADEEGQTLEVTAGDDTHARDGFSVVKPKPVHAVAPAAGTPDPGTAKAIAYDMVMARGWNQAEYDCLVALWNKESHWNVYAHNTKSGAYGIPQALPGSKMASAGADWADNPTTQITWGLGYVAGRYGTPCGAWTHSQNKGWY, encoded by the coding sequence GTGAGCGGATATCGGCGCCGGGGGACGTCCCTTGAGCCGCCCCAGGAGGCGGTCGCGGTCGTGCGCGCCTTCTCGCGCGCCCCCGTCCGCTCGCGGTTCATCCTCGGCGTGTTCGCCTATCTCGCCTCGATCGGGCTCGTCGCCGCACTGCTCGTGGAGCCCACCGGGCTCTCCTCCGCGGCGACCCTCGCGGCCGCGGGGGATGTCGCGGCGATCGCCGACGAGGAGGGTCAGACCCTGGAGGTGACGGCCGGCGACGACACGCACGCCCGCGACGGCTTCTCGGTCGTCAAGCCGAAGCCGGTCCACGCGGTCGCGCCCGCGGCGGGCACCCCGGACCCGGGCACCGCGAAGGCGATCGCCTACGACATGGTGATGGCGCGCGGCTGGAACCAGGCCGAGTACGACTGCCTCGTGGCGCTGTGGAACAAGGAATCCCACTGGAACGTGTACGCGCACAACACGAAGTCGGGCGCCTACGGCATCCCCCAGGCGCTGCCGGGCAGCAAGATGGCGAGCGCGGGCGCCGACTGGGCCGACAACCCCACCACCCAGATCACCTGGGGCCTCGGCTACGTCGCGGGCCGCTACGGCACGCCGTGCGGCGCGTGGACGCACTCGCAGAACAAGGGCTGGTACTGA
- a CDS encoding cation:proton antiporter, which produces MEYALVAIGGIIAIVAAAAWGQRLGVAAPLILVVIGVGYSLIPGVPPIDVEPDIILLGVLPPLLYAAAITVPFVDFRRDFAAISVLSVVLVVASALATGFVLFMILPNLNLAAAIALGAVISPTDVVAATSIAKRVGLPARLVSILEGEGLVNDATALVLLRTAIAATAATASGADVVAWNAIGQFFYAVLVAIGIGLVVGVMAVFVRRRLDNPMLDTAISFAVPFIAFIPAEELHGSGVISVVVAGLYSGHQSARAFTAQSRISERFNWRTVQFVLENGVFLLMGAQISTIIADVHADDLSVDHAVMLGLLMTAMLIVIRYAFVWPLVFVMRAREQRIDEQQTMLQRALERVQGMTGMGARYERRRAGVERRIDRRRNDLAQLRAEGLGWRGGIVLGWAGMRGVVTLAAAQSLPRSTPYYEQLVLIAFTVAITTLLVQGGTLPYLIRITGIRGSDRAADRRELATLLDEMSRAALEVLDRDEVTIVGIPVDRTIVERVREDTLLAGQAAWERAEQADKVDGLVDSPHQQYRLLRREVLAAERDVLLEATSRGAYPSRILRRAQALLDLEEARLQQIDTGGRVEE; this is translated from the coding sequence ATGGAATACGCGCTGGTGGCCATCGGGGGCATCATCGCGATCGTCGCCGCCGCGGCGTGGGGGCAGCGGCTCGGGGTGGCCGCGCCGCTCATCCTCGTGGTCATCGGTGTGGGCTACAGCCTCATCCCCGGGGTGCCGCCGATCGACGTGGAGCCCGACATCATCCTGCTGGGCGTGCTGCCGCCGCTGCTCTACGCGGCCGCCATCACGGTGCCGTTCGTCGACTTCCGGCGCGACTTCGCGGCGATCTCGGTGCTCTCGGTCGTGCTGGTGGTCGCGAGCGCGCTCGCAACCGGTTTCGTGCTGTTCATGATCCTGCCGAACCTCAACCTCGCGGCGGCGATCGCGCTCGGCGCGGTCATCTCGCCCACCGACGTCGTCGCGGCCACCTCCATCGCGAAGCGCGTGGGCCTGCCCGCCCGGCTCGTCTCGATCCTCGAGGGGGAGGGGCTCGTCAACGACGCGACGGCGCTCGTGCTGCTGCGCACCGCGATCGCGGCGACCGCGGCGACCGCGAGCGGGGCTGATGTGGTGGCCTGGAACGCGATCGGCCAGTTCTTCTACGCCGTGCTCGTGGCGATCGGGATCGGACTCGTCGTGGGCGTCATGGCCGTGTTCGTGCGACGCCGGCTCGACAATCCCATGCTCGACACCGCGATCTCGTTCGCGGTGCCGTTCATCGCCTTCATCCCCGCGGAGGAGCTGCACGGCTCGGGCGTCATCTCGGTCGTCGTCGCGGGGCTCTACAGCGGCCATCAGAGCGCGCGCGCGTTCACGGCGCAGTCGCGCATCTCCGAACGCTTCAACTGGCGCACCGTGCAGTTCGTGCTCGAGAACGGCGTCTTCCTGCTCATGGGCGCCCAGATCTCCACGATCATCGCCGACGTGCACGCCGACGACCTCTCGGTCGACCACGCGGTCATGCTGGGCCTGCTCATGACGGCCATGCTCATCGTCATCCGCTACGCCTTCGTCTGGCCGCTCGTGTTCGTCATGCGGGCGCGCGAGCAGCGCATCGACGAGCAGCAGACGATGCTGCAGCGCGCCCTCGAGCGGGTGCAGGGGATGACGGGGATGGGCGCCCGCTACGAACGACGACGGGCGGGCGTCGAGCGGCGGATCGACCGCCGGCGCAACGACCTCGCGCAGCTGCGGGCCGAGGGACTCGGGTGGCGCGGCGGCATCGTGCTCGGCTGGGCGGGGATGCGCGGGGTGGTCACGCTCGCGGCGGCCCAGTCGCTGCCGCGGTCCACGCCGTACTACGAGCAGCTCGTGCTCATCGCGTTCACCGTCGCCATCACGACCCTGCTCGTGCAGGGCGGCACCCTGCCCTACCTCATCCGGATCACCGGCATCCGCGGTTCCGACCGGGCGGCCGACCGCCGCGAGCTCGCGACGCTGCTCGACGAGATGTCGCGCGCGGCGCTCGAGGTGCTCGACCGCGACGAGGTGACGATCGTGGGGATCCCGGTGGATCGCACGATCGTCGAGCGGGTGCGGGAGGACACCCTGCTGGCCGGCCAGGCGGCGTGGGAGCGTGCGGAGCAGGCCGACAAGGTCGACGGCCTCGTCGACTCGCCGCACCAGCAGTACCGGCTGCTGCGGCGCGAGGTGCTCGCCGCCGAGCGCGACGTGCTGCTCGAGGCGACCTCGCGCGGCGCCTACCCCTCGCGCATCCTGCGGCGGGCGCAGGCGCTGCTCGACCTCGAGGAGGCCCGGCTGCAGCAGATCGACACCGGCGGGCGCGTCGAGGAGTAG
- a CDS encoding alpha/beta hydrolase, with product MSIEITGGVELPAFREDVELRTADALTLVGELSLPETADPVATLVCLHPLPTHGGFMDSHIIRKAAARLPALAELAVLRFNFRGVTSPRGTSEGAFGHGVDERHDLAAAMAFVAQRGLPRPWLVGWSFGTEVALKWGLEHPVEGAILLSPPLRRTSEDELAAWAGSGKRLVAIVPELDDYLQPPEAIARFGAAVPEAEVVAVEGGKHLWVGEKQTARVLTEIVRVVNPDALPLPTEWPAP from the coding sequence GTGAGCATCGAGATCACGGGCGGCGTCGAGCTGCCCGCCTTCCGCGAGGACGTCGAGCTGCGCACGGCCGACGCCCTGACGCTCGTCGGCGAGCTCTCCCTGCCCGAGACGGCCGATCCCGTCGCGACGCTCGTGTGCCTGCACCCGCTGCCGACGCACGGCGGCTTCATGGACTCGCACATCATCCGCAAGGCCGCCGCCCGGCTGCCGGCGCTCGCCGAGCTGGCCGTGCTGCGCTTCAACTTCCGCGGCGTCACCTCGCCGCGCGGCACGAGCGAGGGCGCGTTCGGCCACGGGGTCGACGAGCGCCACGACCTCGCGGCGGCGATGGCCTTCGTCGCCCAGCGCGGCCTGCCGCGGCCGTGGCTCGTCGGCTGGTCGTTCGGCACCGAGGTGGCGCTCAAGTGGGGGCTCGAGCACCCGGTCGAGGGTGCCATCCTGCTGTCGCCGCCGCTGCGGCGCACGAGCGAGGACGAGCTCGCCGCCTGGGCGGGCAGCGGCAAGCGCCTCGTCGCGATCGTGCCCGAGCTCGACGACTACCTGCAGCCCCCGGAGGCGATCGCCCGTTTCGGCGCGGCGGTGCCGGAGGCGGAGGTCGTGGCGGTCGAGGGCGGCAAGCACCTGTGGGTGGGGGAGAAGCAGACCGCGCGCGTGCTCACCGAGATCGTGCGCGTCGTGAACCCCGACGCCCTGCCGCTGCCGACGGAGTGGCCGGCTCCCTGA